One stretch of Excalfactoria chinensis isolate bCotChi1 chromosome 2, bCotChi1.hap2, whole genome shotgun sequence DNA includes these proteins:
- the ANKRD33B gene encoding ankyrin repeat domain-containing protein 33B isoform X1, translating to MVLLSGAGEQLAGERVCPTPGAGKELPEADSGSEQGAEGAAAEGHDDEEQEEEEEEEEEDYEDYEDFSELPDTCSIASDDSFYPPGGLEDETEDSWSLDQEDRDSPEALSLFRACCTNNAVVLRALIRQGPEEEEVRETDRNRRNGLIVACYQGYVDIVIALSQCPHLDVNWQDNEGNTALITAAQAGHITITNYLLNYFPGLDIEKRNVFGFTALMKSAMQGRTECVKALMMAGANVHTTDPSRGLTSWEWACYTGRSESAFIMQRLMDRPCPEQFCEQYKPEWPKMKELLAKAAEPKTCLQRISECVRSVVSFRAFHGPEEDGVLDHMVKVTTSLGSPFIALSCRTVCPGSPPSVGKRRLAVQEILRKQRAEEIRSQDKDHVSSYEKLFQNSKITVIPKKKDRRASLQPVSLAVSQVSTIATRKTSLLPLHLLRRSSVRPGFVIPKVRVSKAPPPTFQPEKARRRSSAKDDPYLQIPKWRYKELKEERKKAEEQEKKRIAEAQRQRQVSPARSRT from the exons atggtgctgctgtcgggggCCGGGGAGCAGCTGGCCGGGGAGCGGGTCTGCCCCACGCCGGGCGCCGGCAAGGAGCTGCCCGAGGCGGACAGCGGCTCCGAACAGGGGGCGGAGGGGGCTGCCGCCGAGGGGCACGACgatgaggagcaggaggaggaggaggaggaggaggaggaggactaCGAGGACTATGAGGACTTCTCCGAGCTGCCCGACACCTGCAGCATCGCCTCGGACGACTCCTTCTACCCGCCGGGGGGGCTGGAGGACGAAACGGAGGACAGCTGGTCCCTGGATCAGGAGGACCGCGACAGCCCCGAGGCGCTGAGCCTCTTCCGAGCATGTTGCACCAACAACGCCGTGGTGCTGCGGGCGCTCATCCGGCAGGGCcccgaggaggaggaggtgcgGGAGACGGACCGCAACCGCAGG AATGGTCTCATCGTTGCCTGTTACCAAGGATATGTGGATATTGTCATAGCCTTATCGCAGTGCCCTCATCTTGATGTGAACTGGCAGGACAATGAAGGGAACACAGCCCTGATCACAGCTGCGCAGGCAG ggcaCATAACCATTACAAACTATTTGTTGAACTATTTCCCTGGGCTTGACATTGAGAAGAGGAATGTGTTTGGATTTACAGCACTGATGAAATCTGCGATGCAGGGACGAACGGAATGCGTGAAAGCCTTGATGATGGCAG ggGCAAATGTTCACACAACAGACCCAAGCCGTGGACTGACTTCATGGGAATGGGCTTGTTATACAGGAAGGTCAGAATCTGCTTTCATCATGCAAAGGCTGATGGATAGACCATGCCCAGAACAGTTTTGTGAGCAATATAAACCGGAATGGCCAAAGATGAAGGAACTCCTTGCCAAGGCTGCAGAACCAAAAACCTGTTTGCAGAGGATTTCTGAGTGTGTTAGGTCAGTTGTCTCGTTCCGGGCTTTCCACGGCCCAGAAGAGGATGGGGTCCTTGATCACATGGTGAAGGTGACAACAAGCTTAGGCAGTCCTTTCATTGCTCTGTCGTGTAGGACTGTGTGTCCAGGAAGCCCGCCTTCTGTGGGAAAACGCAGACTGGCTGTGCAAGAAATCCTTAGGAAGCAGAGGGCTGAGGAGATCCGATCTCAGGACAAAGACCACGTTAGCAGCtatgagaaattatttcagaactCCAAAATCACAGTCATCCCCAAAAAGAAGGACCGTCGAGCCAGTCTGCAGCCCGTCAGCCTTGCAGTGTCTCAGGTGAGCACCATAGCCACCAGGAAAACAAGCCTCTTGCCGCTCCACCTGCTCAGAAGAAGTAGCGTGAGGCCAGGATTTGTCATCCCCAAAGTCCGTGTCAGCAAGGCTCCTCCACCCACCTTCCAGCCAGAAAAGGCAAGAAGGAGGAGCAGCGCTAAAGATGACCCCTACTTGCAGATTCCCAAGTGGAGATACAAGGAGCTGAAAGAGGAGCGGAAGAAGGCGGAggaacaggagaagaaaagaatagcCGAGGCTCAAAGACAGAGGCAGGTGTCTCCTGCCAGAAGCAGAACCTGA
- the ANKRD33B gene encoding ankyrin repeat domain-containing protein 33B isoform X2 has protein sequence MVLLSGAGEQLAGERVCPTPGAGKELPEADSGSEQGAEGAAAEGHDDEEQEEEEEEEEEDYEDYEDFSELPDTCSIASDDSFYPPGGLEDETEDSWSLDQEDRDSPEALSLFRACCTNNAVVLRALIRQGPEEEENGLIVACYQGYVDIVIALSQCPHLDVNWQDNEGNTALITAAQAGHITITNYLLNYFPGLDIEKRNVFGFTALMKSAMQGRTECVKALMMAGANVHTTDPSRGLTSWEWACYTGRSESAFIMQRLMDRPCPEQFCEQYKPEWPKMKELLAKAAEPKTCLQRISECVRSVVSFRAFHGPEEDGVLDHMVKVTTSLGSPFIALSCRTVCPGSPPSVGKRRLAVQEILRKQRAEEIRSQDKDHVSSYEKLFQNSKITVIPKKKDRRASLQPVSLAVSQVSTIATRKTSLLPLHLLRRSSVRPGFVIPKVRVSKAPPPTFQPEKARRRSSAKDDPYLQIPKWRYKELKEERKKAEEQEKKRIAEAQRQRQVSPARSRT, from the exons atggtgctgctgtcgggggCCGGGGAGCAGCTGGCCGGGGAGCGGGTCTGCCCCACGCCGGGCGCCGGCAAGGAGCTGCCCGAGGCGGACAGCGGCTCCGAACAGGGGGCGGAGGGGGCTGCCGCCGAGGGGCACGACgatgaggagcaggaggaggaggaggaggaggaggaggaggactaCGAGGACTATGAGGACTTCTCCGAGCTGCCCGACACCTGCAGCATCGCCTCGGACGACTCCTTCTACCCGCCGGGGGGGCTGGAGGACGAAACGGAGGACAGCTGGTCCCTGGATCAGGAGGACCGCGACAGCCCCGAGGCGCTGAGCCTCTTCCGAGCATGTTGCACCAACAACGCCGTGGTGCTGCGGGCGCTCATCCGGCAGGGCcccgaggaggaggag AATGGTCTCATCGTTGCCTGTTACCAAGGATATGTGGATATTGTCATAGCCTTATCGCAGTGCCCTCATCTTGATGTGAACTGGCAGGACAATGAAGGGAACACAGCCCTGATCACAGCTGCGCAGGCAG ggcaCATAACCATTACAAACTATTTGTTGAACTATTTCCCTGGGCTTGACATTGAGAAGAGGAATGTGTTTGGATTTACAGCACTGATGAAATCTGCGATGCAGGGACGAACGGAATGCGTGAAAGCCTTGATGATGGCAG ggGCAAATGTTCACACAACAGACCCAAGCCGTGGACTGACTTCATGGGAATGGGCTTGTTATACAGGAAGGTCAGAATCTGCTTTCATCATGCAAAGGCTGATGGATAGACCATGCCCAGAACAGTTTTGTGAGCAATATAAACCGGAATGGCCAAAGATGAAGGAACTCCTTGCCAAGGCTGCAGAACCAAAAACCTGTTTGCAGAGGATTTCTGAGTGTGTTAGGTCAGTTGTCTCGTTCCGGGCTTTCCACGGCCCAGAAGAGGATGGGGTCCTTGATCACATGGTGAAGGTGACAACAAGCTTAGGCAGTCCTTTCATTGCTCTGTCGTGTAGGACTGTGTGTCCAGGAAGCCCGCCTTCTGTGGGAAAACGCAGACTGGCTGTGCAAGAAATCCTTAGGAAGCAGAGGGCTGAGGAGATCCGATCTCAGGACAAAGACCACGTTAGCAGCtatgagaaattatttcagaactCCAAAATCACAGTCATCCCCAAAAAGAAGGACCGTCGAGCCAGTCTGCAGCCCGTCAGCCTTGCAGTGTCTCAGGTGAGCACCATAGCCACCAGGAAAACAAGCCTCTTGCCGCTCCACCTGCTCAGAAGAAGTAGCGTGAGGCCAGGATTTGTCATCCCCAAAGTCCGTGTCAGCAAGGCTCCTCCACCCACCTTCCAGCCAGAAAAGGCAAGAAGGAGGAGCAGCGCTAAAGATGACCCCTACTTGCAGATTCCCAAGTGGAGATACAAGGAGCTGAAAGAGGAGCGGAAGAAGGCGGAggaacaggagaagaaaagaatagcCGAGGCTCAAAGACAGAGGCAGGTGTCTCCTGCCAGAAGCAGAACCTGA